GCGTCTATGTGACCTGCAACGTCCTGCCCCACAACGACGAGGTCGAGGACATGAAGGACTACATCGGCAAGCTGGCCGAGACGGGCATCGACGCGCTGATCGTCACCGACATCGGCGTGATGGTGGCCGCCCACCGCATCGCCCCGAAACTCGAGCTGCACGTCTCCACCCAGGCCGGCGTCACCAACTACCTCGCCGCCAACGCGCTCTACGAACTGGGCGCGAAACGTGTGGTGCTGGCCCGCGAGCTCAGCCTGCAGGCACTGCGCGACATCCGCGCCAACATCCCCGAGGACATGGACATCGAGTGCTTCGTGCATGGGTCGATGTGCATGGCGTTTTCCGGCCGCTGCCTCATCTCCAACTACATGAACGGGCGCGACGCCAACCACGGCGAATGCTCGCAGCCCTGCCGCTGGAAATACCACGTCGTCGAGGAGAAGCGCCCCGGCCAGTTCTTCCCGGTCGAGGAGAACGACGAGGGCACATTCCTCTTCAACTCGCAGGACATGTGCATGCTTGACCACCTTGACGATGTGATCGACGCCGGCGCCACCAGTCTCAAGATCGAGGGCCGCGCCAAAAGCGCTTATTACGTTGCCGCGATGGCCAACGCCTACAAGTGCGCGGTCGATGAATATATGGTGCAGCGTGGTTTCGAGGACGAAGACGGACGCGTGCTTAAGCCATTCCGTGACCAGGTCATCCGCAACCGCGCGGTGACGAACGCGGCCGTGGTCTCCGACGACAGCATCGGTTTCCATTCCTCCAGCCTTTCCGGCTCGAAGGCGGCGGCGCGCACCATGCTCGCCCCACACGCGGGCGCGTTGGTGGGTGAGGAGGCGAACATGGCCGACGAAGCCGCGAGGCCGGAGCACGTCGCCTTGCCGCAATGGTTGAAGGACGAGCCATACAAGGTCTCGCACCGCGATTACTGCACCGGCTTCTATTATCCCGAGCACAAAGCCGGTCAGAACACCGACCGTGGCGGCTATTTCCGCGACTGGCTCGTCGTCGGCGAGGTGCAAGGCTACGACGCCGAGACCAAGCGGATCACGCTGATGAGCCGCAACAAGATCGAGGCCGGGCAGCTGGTCGAGTTCCTCATTCCGGGGCGCAAACCCGTGGATTATACGGTGCCCGGCGGCGGGTTCCAGGACGCCGATGGCAACCCGGTGGAGGCCATCAACAACCCGGCGCACGTCTTCTCGATGCCTTGCCCCGAGCCGATTCCCGTGGGTTCGATGATGCGCTCGCACGCCAGGAACCGCACGCTCAAGGCGGAGTGATATCGCGGTGGTTTGGCTACGAGCGTGGCTTTCGCGAGACCGCGGGCGCGGGCATGGCGTTCGCGTAGGATGGCGCGTATGAACGAATCCAAGAGCAACGACCAGCGTCGCGACGCCTACGACGACGCGATTCTCGACAGCAACGCCATCGCCCCGAACGACGCTCAGGGCAACCCGATTCCGG
This Bifidobacterium sp. ESL0790 DNA region includes the following protein-coding sequences:
- a CDS encoding U32 family peptidase, giving the protein MTRRRKPEVLAPAGNLRSLETAIDFGADAVYCGGKEFGMRSAPKNLSYEDLAAGAQYAHKRGARVYVTCNVLPHNDEVEDMKDYIGKLAETGIDALIVTDIGVMVAAHRIAPKLELHVSTQAGVTNYLAANALYELGAKRVVLARELSLQALRDIRANIPEDMDIECFVHGSMCMAFSGRCLISNYMNGRDANHGECSQPCRWKYHVVEEKRPGQFFPVEENDEGTFLFNSQDMCMLDHLDDVIDAGATSLKIEGRAKSAYYVAAMANAYKCAVDEYMVQRGFEDEDGRVLKPFRDQVIRNRAVTNAAVVSDDSIGFHSSSLSGSKAAARTMLAPHAGALVGEEANMADEAARPEHVALPQWLKDEPYKVSHRDYCTGFYYPEHKAGQNTDRGGYFRDWLVVGEVQGYDAETKRITLMSRNKIEAGQLVEFLIPGRKPVDYTVPGGGFQDADGNPVEAINNPAHVFSMPCPEPIPVGSMMRSHARNRTLKAE